One part of the Rhea pennata isolate bPtePen1 chromosome 29, bPtePen1.pri, whole genome shotgun sequence genome encodes these proteins:
- the MFSD5 gene encoding molybdate-anion transporter encodes MLFTAYAAFAVLLAVCLGLEFSACRSKLTGSACTNPAFLQFQRDYYQVYFLALAADWLQGPYLYKLYQHYRFLEGQIAIIYVCGFASSVLFGLVSTSLVDWLGRKKSCILFSLTYSICCLTKLSWDYFVLVVGRILGGLSTALLFSAFEAWYVHEHVERYDFPAEWIPATFSRAAFWNNVIAVGAGVVANFFAEWLGLGPVAPFMVSIPLLMLTGIFAMKNWDENYGKKRALSKTCMDGLKCLLSDRRVLLLGTIQALFESVIYIFIFLWTPVLDPHGPPLGIVFSSFMAASMVGSSLYRIAISKRYHLQPIHILSLSVLMVFFSLFMLTFSTNPGQESPSESFLAFLLIELSCGLYFPAMGFLRRKVIPEKDQVGVMNWFRIPLNLLACLGMLILHDSDYKTGTRNMFTICSVMMVMALLAVVSLFTVVRNNAELRVPAPQGQTDPSSPEL; translated from the coding sequence ATGCTCTTCACCGCCTATGCCGCCTTCGCCGTCCTCTTGGCCGTGTGCTTGGGCTTGGAGTTCTCCGCCTGCCGCTCCAAGCTCACCGGCAGCGCGTGCACCAACCCAGCTTTCCTCCAGTTCCAGCGGGACTACTACCAGGTGTATTTCCTGGCTCTGGCCGCCGACTGGCTGCAGGGCCCCTACCTCTACAAACTCTACCAGCACTACCGCTTCCTGGAGGGGCAGATTGCCATCATCTACGTGTGTGGCTTTGCCTCCAGCGTCCTCTTCGGGCTGGTCTCTACGTCCCTGGTGGACTGGCTGGGCCGGAAGAAATCCTGCATCCTCTTTTCTTTGACCTACTCCATCTGCTGCCTCACCAAGCTCTCCTGGGATTACTTTGTCCTGGTGGTCGGGAGGATATTAGGTGGCTTGTCCACAGCGCTGCTGTTCTCCGCCTTTGAGGCATGGTATGTCCATGAGCACGTGGAACGCTACGACTTCCCGGCGGAATGGATCCCCGCCACCTTCTCGCGAGCTGCTTTCTGGAACAATGTCATTGCCGTCGGGGCTGGGGTAGTAGCCAACTTCTTTGCGGAGTGGCTGGGCTTGGGCCCAGTGGCCCCATTCATGGTCTCCATCCCCCTCCTCATGTTGACGGGCATCTTTGCCATGAAAAACTGGGACGAGAACTATGGGAAGAAGCGGGCGCTCTCCAAGACCTGCATGGATGGCTTGAAGTGCCTCCTCTCGGACCGGCGTGTCCTGCTCCTGGGCACCATCCAGGCTTTGTTTGAGAGTGTCATCTACATCTTCATCTTCTTGTGGACACCTGTGCTGGATCCTCACGGCCCACCCTTGGGCATTGTCTTCTCCAGCTTCATGGCAGCGAGCATGGTGGGCTCTTCTCTCTATCGAATTGCCATCTCCAAAAGGTACCACCTCCAGCCCATCCACATCCTCTCACTCTCTGTCCTTAtggttttcttctccctcttcatgCTCACTTTCTCCACCAACCCTGGCCAAGAGAGCCCTTCTGAGTCCTTCCTGGCTTTCCTGCTCATCGAGCTCTCCTGTGGGCTCTACTTCCCTGCCATGGGCTTCCTCCGGCGGAAGGTGATTCCGGAGAAGGACCAGGTCGGGGTGATGAACTGGTTCCGCATCCCCCTGAACCTGCTGGCCTGTCTCGGCATGCTCATCCTCCATGACAGCGACTACAAGACGGGCACCAGGAACATGTTCACCATCTGCTCCGTGATGATGGTGATGGCGCTGCTTGCTGTCGTCAGCCTCTTCACTGTCGTCCGCAACAACGCAGAGCTCCGGGTGCCCGCTCCGCAGGGACAGACGGACCCGTCTTCCCCCGAGCTCTGA